TGCGCGAGTTCGCGCTCACGGTCATCGACGTCGACGACGCGGAGCCCGTCCCGCTGCCGGACTCGGGTCCTCGCACGGTGATCTGCCTGGAGGGCGACGCCACCCTGATCGCCGGGGATACGGGCACCGCTCTCCCCCAGGGCCGCTCGGCCTTCATCACCCACGCCGCCGGCCCGGTCACCCTCGAAGGCACGGCCCTCATCGCCTGCGCCTGGGTCCCCTGAGCCACCACGGGCACAGTTCCGGACCGCCGCCCGGCCGCCCGGCTACGGCTCGGCGCGCAGGACGCGGAGGTGGCCGCGGCGGGTCGTTTCCACCGTGCCTTGTTCCGATGACGGGGGTGTCGCCGTCGATGCTGGTGCTACCCGGCCGGCTTCACGGACGGCGTCGGCCAGCGCCGACAGGTCGTCGGGCGAGGGACCCGTCTCCACGTACTGGGGGGTGAGTCGGACGACCTCCCAGCCGCGTGGCGCCGTGAGACGCTCCGCGTGCTCGGCGCACAGGTCATAGCTGTGCGGCTCGGCGTGCTGTGCCAGCGGGCCCAGCACCGCGGTCGAGTCCGCG
The Xylanimonas cellulosilytica DSM 15894 DNA segment above includes these coding regions:
- a CDS encoding DUF3499 domain-containing protein translates to MRTVRQCSRTACQRAAVATLTYVYADSTAVLGPLAQHAEPHSYDLCAEHAERLTAPRGWEVVRLTPQYVETGPSPDDLSALADAVREAGRVAPASTATPPSSEQGTVETTRRGHLRVLRAEP